The following proteins come from a genomic window of Chaetodon auriga isolate fChaAug3 chromosome 16, fChaAug3.hap1, whole genome shotgun sequence:
- the LOC143334430 gene encoding primary amine oxidase, liver isozyme-like, which produces MAERRMNPLVKWALILFVLVSIILNIVLISIFSSRTPKCTTKRVHPLRGKHDERSLVFADLTREEYLRVQQYMLKQKGLDISTNQITKPSENFLFLIDLSLPKKADVLAYLDGKGAKPAREATVVVFYGAQGYIKEYKVGPLPNPTYHKDVTKERYNMDLPINARTVTIGEYVLLHQFFEVEIFSKLKKLMKESFNMGEDKKLHGFEQMPRGYRSGDRKTWLSFLRNMDGIYIHPVGFEVLVNHESVNQADWRVERLFYNGQYFDTVEELRQKYDKGSVKKIVYKESPDYGSLKPRKKPLQIGPQLFYAEGKRFSVSNNHVLYLDWSFAFGLSSLTGMRVFDVRFKGERIIYELSVQEAIAVYGSVTPGMMLTKFVESGVGLGRFAYELARGVDCPYEATYVDTYRYIDAPAPARYRNSICLFEHNMGQPLRRHFDDFYHHNYGGMGNSALVLRTITAIGNYDYVWDFIFYQTGSVEAKVHATGYISSSYLVNGSLKYGHQVADKVLGNIHTHFINFKVDLDVLGVKNVFQTKDMEFVNVSLPWMPDHYAMVPQLVEKQLKTEQEAALRYDTKNPRYLHIASQKTNRWGHQRSYRLQVFTFAGDHLPESQVEERAMSWARYKVAITKHKDLEQTSSSLYSQNNIWTPAVDFSKYIEDNESIEDEDLVAWVTTGFLHIPHAEDIPNTVTVGNGGGVLLRPHNYFDEDPSIHSADGVYIKVGNEHSCDNNRMACLAQESCSPALETFTFQGLDGALRFED; this is translated from the exons ATGGCAGAGAGGAGAATGAACCCTCTAGTGAAATGGGCACTGATCCTCTTTGTCCTCGTCTCCATCATCCTCAACATCGTCCTGATCAGTATCTTCTCCAGCAGGACGCCCAAATGTACCACTAAGCGTGTCCACCCGCTGCGGGGCAAACACGACGAGCGCAGCCTCGTGTTCGCTGACCTCACCCGGGAGGAATACCTGCGAGTCCAGCAGTACATGCTCAAGCAGAAAGGCTTGGACATATCCACCAACCAGATCACCAAACCATCGGAAAACTTCTTGTTTTTAATAGACCTATCTCTGCCCAAGAAAGCGGACGTGCTGGCTTACTTGGACGGGAAAGGTGCCAAGCCGGCTAGAGAGGCGACAGTGGTGGTCTTCTACGGCGCGCAAGGCTACATTAAGGAATACAAAGTGGGGCCGCTTCCCAACCCAACATACCACAAAGATGTCACAAAGGAGAGGTATAATATGGATCTGCCTATCAATGCGCGCACTGTCACCATCGGGGAATACGTCTTGCTTCACCAGTTTTTTGAGGTTGAAATCTTCTCCAAACTGAAGAAGCTCATGAAAGAGAGCTTCAACATGGGCGAGGACAAGAAGCTGCACGGGTTCGAACAGATGCCCCGCGGATACCGATCCGGGGACAGGAAGACCTGGTTATCTTTCTTGAGGAATATGGATGGCATTTATATCCACCCTGTGGGCTTTGAGGTGCTGGTTAACCATGAGAGCGTAAACCAGGCCGACTGGAGAGTGGAGCGGCTGTTTTATAACGGCCAATACTTCGACACCGTAGAAGAACTTAGACAGAAATATGACAAGGGATCTGTCAAGAAGATAGTTTACAAAGAGTCGCCTGACTATGGTTCACTGAAACCCAGAAAGAAGCCTCTGCAGATCGGCCCGCAGCTGTTTTACGCCGAGGGGAAGCGCTTCAGCGTCAGCAATAACCACGTCCTGTACCTGGACTGGAGCTTCGCCTTCGGACTCAGCTCTCTCACGGGCATGAGGGTTTTTGATGTGCGTTTCAAGGGTGAGAGGATAATCTACGAACTGAGCGTGCAGGAGGCCATAGCGGTGTACGGTTCAGTCACTCCAGGGATGATGCTCACCAAGTTTGTGGAATCAGGCGTCGGGTTGGGGCGCTTCGCGTACGAACTGGCCCGTGGCGTGGATTGTCCCTACGAAGCCACCTACGTGGATACATACCGCTACATTGATGCCCCAGCCCCGGCCAGATATAGGAACTCGATCTGTCTCTTTGAGCACAACATGGGGCAGCCCCTGCGGAGGCACTTCGATGACTTTTACCACCATAATTATGGGGGGATGGGGAACAGCGCCCTGGTGCTCAGGACCATCACAGCTATAGGAAACTATGACTACGTATGGGATTTCATCTTCTACCAGACCGGATCAGTGGAGGCCAAGGTGCACGCCACCGGCTACATCAGCTCGTCTTACTTGGTGAACGGTAGCCTGAAATACGGACACCAGGTGGCGGATAAGGTGCTGGGGAACATCCACACTCACTTCATCAACTTTAAAGTGGACCTGGATGTGTTGG GGGTGAAGAATGTTTTCCAGACCAAAGACATGGAATTTGTCAATGTGTCGCTGCCATGGATGCCTGATCACTACGCTATGGTCCCTCAGCTCGTGGAGAAGCAACTCAAAACAGAACAG GAGGCTGCTCTGCGTTATGACACCAAGAATCCTCGCTACCTCCACATTGCTAGCCAAAAAACCAACCGCTGGGGTCACCAGCGCTCCTACAGGCTGCAGGTGTTCACCTTCGCTGGAGATCACCTCCCAGAGAGCCAGGTAGAAGAGAGGGCCATGTCCTGGGCAAG GTATAAGGTTGCTATCACCAAGCATAAGGACTTagagcagaccagcagcagtCTGTACAGTCAAAACAACATCTGGACTCCAGCTGTTGACTTCAGCAAGTACATTGAAGACAACGAAAGCATCGAAGATGAG gACCTGGTTGCCTGGGTGACCACCGGGTTCCTCCACATCCCTCACGCTGAGGACATCCCCAACACAGTAACAGTGGGCAATGGGGGCGGGGTCCTGCTGCGGCCCCACAATTACTTTGATGAGGACCCGTCCATCCACTCTGCTGATGGGGTGTACATAAAGGTGGGCAATGAGCACAGCTGTGACAACAACAGGATGGCCTGCCTTGCTCAAGAGTCCTGCAGCCCCGCGCTGGAAACCTTCACTTTCCAAGGCTTGGATGGAGCCTTGAGGTTTGAGGATTGA